One window from the genome of Cricetulus griseus strain 17A/GY chromosome 2, alternate assembly CriGri-PICRH-1.0, whole genome shotgun sequence encodes:
- the Vapa gene encoding vesicle-associated membrane protein-associated protein A isoform X2, whose amino-acid sequence MASASGAMAKHEQILILEPPSDLKFKGPFTDVVTTNLKLRNPSDRKVCFKVKTTAPRRYCVRPNSGIIDPGSTVTVSVMLQPFDYDPNEKSKHKFMVQTIFAPPNISDMEAVWKEAKPDELMDSKLRCVFEMPNENDKMGKTPPGIASAVTSISTVSNTVATPASYHMKNDPRELKELKQNDMEPSKAVPLNASKQDGPLPKPHSVSLNDTETRKLMEECKRLQGEMMKLSEENRHLRDEGLRLRKVAHSDKPGSTSAAPFRESVTSPLPSLLVVIAAIFIGFFLGKFIL is encoded by the exons ATGGCGTCCGCCTCCGGGGCCATGGCGAAGCACGAGCAGATCCTGATCCTCGAGCCGCCCTCCGACCTCAAATTCAAAG GCCCCTTCACAGATGTAGTCACTACAAATCTTAAATTGCGAAATCCATCGGATAGAAAAGTGTGTTTTAAGGTGAAGACCACAGCACCTCGCCGGTACTGTGTGAGGCCCAACAGTGGAATTATTGACCCAGGGTCAACTGTGACTGTTTCAG taatGCTACAGCCATTTGATTATGATCCAAATGAAAAGAGTAAACATAAGTTCATGGTACAGACAATTTTTGCTCCACCAAATATTTCAGATATGGAAGCTGTG tggaaagaAGCAAAACCTGATGAATTAATGGATTCTAAATTGAGATGTGTATTTGAAATGCcgaatgaaaatgataaaatg GGTAAAACTCCACCAGGGATTGCTTCAGCTGTCACTTCAATCAGCACCGTCAGCAACACAGTTGCAACACCTGCCAGTTATCACATGAAGAATGATCCCAGGGAGCTAAAAGAGCTGAAGCAG AATGATATGGAACCTAGCAAAGCTGTTCCACTGAATGCATCCAAACAAGACGGACCCCTGCCAAAACCGCATAGTGTTTCTCTCAATGATACGGAAACAAGGAAGCTGATGGAAGAGTGTAAGAGACTTCAGGGAGAAATGATGAAGCTGTCAGAAGAAAACCGACACCTGAGA GATGAAGGCTTAAGACTTAGAAAGGTAGCGCATTCGGACAAACCGGGATCCACCTCAGCTGCACCCTTCAGGGAGAGTGTCACcagtcctcttccttctcttctggtTGTAATCGCAGCCATTTTCATTGGATTCTTTCTAGGGAAATTCATCTTGTAG
- the Vapa gene encoding vesicle-associated membrane protein-associated protein A isoform X3 has product MASASGAMAKHEQILILEPPSDLKFKGPFTDVVTTNLKLRNPSDRKVCFKVKTTAPRRYCVRPNSGIIDPGSTVTVSVMLQPFDYDPNEKSKHKFMVQTIFAPPNISDMEAVWKEAKPDELMDSKLRCVFEMPNENDKMNDMEPSKAVPLNASKQDGPLPKPHSVSLNDTETRKLMEECKRLQGEMMKLSEENRHLRDEGLRLRKVAHSDKPGSTSAAPFRESVTSPLPSLLVVIAAIFIGFFLGKFIL; this is encoded by the exons ATGGCGTCCGCCTCCGGGGCCATGGCGAAGCACGAGCAGATCCTGATCCTCGAGCCGCCCTCCGACCTCAAATTCAAAG GCCCCTTCACAGATGTAGTCACTACAAATCTTAAATTGCGAAATCCATCGGATAGAAAAGTGTGTTTTAAGGTGAAGACCACAGCACCTCGCCGGTACTGTGTGAGGCCCAACAGTGGAATTATTGACCCAGGGTCAACTGTGACTGTTTCAG taatGCTACAGCCATTTGATTATGATCCAAATGAAAAGAGTAAACATAAGTTCATGGTACAGACAATTTTTGCTCCACCAAATATTTCAGATATGGAAGCTGTG tggaaagaAGCAAAACCTGATGAATTAATGGATTCTAAATTGAGATGTGTATTTGAAATGCcgaatgaaaatgataaaatg AATGATATGGAACCTAGCAAAGCTGTTCCACTGAATGCATCCAAACAAGACGGACCCCTGCCAAAACCGCATAGTGTTTCTCTCAATGATACGGAAACAAGGAAGCTGATGGAAGAGTGTAAGAGACTTCAGGGAGAAATGATGAAGCTGTCAGAAGAAAACCGACACCTGAGA GATGAAGGCTTAAGACTTAGAAAGGTAGCGCATTCGGACAAACCGGGATCCACCTCAGCTGCACCCTTCAGGGAGAGTGTCACcagtcctcttccttctcttctggtTGTAATCGCAGCCATTTTCATTGGATTCTTTCTAGGGAAATTCATCTTGTAG